AAGGAGGAACGGGAACGGGAACGGGAACGCCACAGGGGTTCAAGAGACCACCGAGACCGGAGACAGGAACAGGACAGACCAGAACCTCGGTCACGGCCCGCCCCCTCAGAGGACGAGgttgaggagggagaggaagacgaTTGTGACAATGATGAAGATAACCCTGACACAAAACCTTGCTTGAAGCCTACAATGCGTCCAATCACAGCAGCGCCATCAGTGTCGTCAGCCAGTGGCGGCGCGTCCCCCAACACACCCGGGGACGAGTCGCCCTGCGGCATCATCATCCCCCACGAGAACTCGCCCCCTGAGGCCCTGCCGCAGGAGGAACACCGGCCAAAGATTGGTCTCAGTCTCAAACTGGGTGAgtctaaaataaatgtgttctcaTTGTAACATGGACAGGCATGGAGCGCTAAAGTTAGTCACTGCCAAACAATCACACGTTTAAGCTTCTTAAATGTGGGTATTTGCTGCTTTTGTCTATTTAATAACGTTGTAATGATTTGCAAAATAAGGAGTTTGACGTAAATTACAACGGATATTCTTTACTTATTTATAGACAAAATTAAGATGAATTgaataatcaagaaaataactGGTAGATTAATCAATATGCCTGTTCCAGCCCTATTCACAGGACTTTTATTGAGAATTCTTGTCAGTCGTTACGCTGTAAACAGCAATGGTACACTTCCGAAAATGTGACGTTAAACTACCATAATATTGCTAGATTAATTGTATtgtgaaaagtacattttgttagTCAGAGAAAACTTTGATTGAACTTCATCAATTGTAAAACTGTATTCATGAAGCTCCTCATACTTTCCAGGTGCCTCAGGAAGCCCCAGTCAACCCAACGTAGGTAAGAGGAAGAAGTTGCCCGGGGACAGCGTCTTCGACAAGTTTGATGACGAAGAGGCTGACGAACAGCCTCGCAAGCGGAAGCTGGTGCCCCTGGATTACGATGATGACAAGAGCCTCGGGGTGGACGGGGCCGGGCTCTCCAGCATAAAAGGGGACAACACAGAGGAGAAACGTGAACACATCAAGACCCTGATAGAAAAAATTCCCACAGCAAAGCCTGAGTTGTTCACATACCCTCTGGACTGGTCCATGGTTGATACGGTGAGCAGCGAAGGACAATGTGGATTTCattcaacatgtgtttttaacCAGTTTATTTTTAAGCAGACACGTTATCTTTGACAACATTGGAGAAGCATTATGTCTGTATTGGAGCAGTTTAATACCTACCATGATGATTGTATTAACATACTTGGCACTATAACCTATGTCCTCCTGAGTGGCTTTTCAAATTCTTTACAAAACCTGTTGCAGGAGAGGTCGGCAGGATTTGAACCTTTCTCCCTCTTGATTTTCTCAGTTACATTCTGTAAGTCAAAATAGAACTAGACGTTAACACCACTTCTAAAAACAACCCTGTGCCTTCATCTCTTGTCCTGTTTAGACGTTAATGGAAAAACGCGTTCGACCCTGGATCAATAAAAAGATTATCGAGTACATTGGCGAGGAAGAGGCGACGTTGGTGGACTTCGTCTGCTCCAAGGTATTTCTCATGTAATGTCTGTGCAGGTGACTTCATTCGCACTTTGCGGAGAAGTGAAACATGCATGAACTAATCCTGATGTTTGGTCTTTCCCAGGTGATGGCTCACAGTGTGCCACAGAGTATCTTGGATGATGTCGCTATGGTGAGTAATGTAACGGATGAGTAAGCCCCTTACACTCAAGGCATTGAATTCATTCATCTAAATAGAAGGCCTTAATTAGCATTACATCTTTCAAAACTCCTAAAACACTGGAAGAAAGATTGTATTGTTTTCTTAcgttgcattttaaaatgtgactgAGAAAGTccaatgagggagaaggagaccTGGCATTGAAGTCTTAAATCCAACTTGTCTTAAGCTTTAGGCAccaaaacatttagaaaatccCATATTATGATATTTCTGACCAAATGCCTCGATAGTATGTAAGATAATGAGAGAGATGTGACAAAGgtccctcctttcttcttcaTGTATAACTCtgtacattttccttttgtcttctgCTTAAGGTTCTTGATGAAGAGGCGGAAGTCTTCATCGTGAAGATGTGGAGGTTACTCATTTATGAAACCGAAGCTAAGAAGATAGGACTGGCGAAATAAGCAAAATCACTGAATGatcaatttttttcttttcatacattGTGTATAATAGTGTAGCGCAACTATGTCGCCACCAAAAAAGTGACGTGTCCAGACTGTAACTGCAGATTCTGCTCATTCTCACATTAGCACCGGTTGTTCAGGTTTATTTTCCTCCGCTCTCTGTTTGCAGGTGCTGACTGTCGGTGAGTTTTTGTGTATAAACAGTACGTAATTATTTGACTATGATGAAATAATTCTCAGACGAAACTGTTGACTGGCACCCAGGACCGTTGTAGCGTTGCCAGATAAGGTCTCTTGGGCCTATAATTTTATTTGAATAGATGCCAACACACTTTTTGGGATGAGTCATCTGTAGGATTGTTACACGCAATCAAAGTCTCAAAAGTATGTTTCTTTTATAAATTAGACTTCAGCGAATACATAACTACAACAAGGATGtgatgtcgtttttttttttacaggataATTTATTTTGGGTATTGGACATGACtccaattaattatttttttttagttcattGATTCAGATCTCTCtcatttttccttttcacaTTACTGATTCATTTGTTGGCAAGTAGATCACTTCAAAAGGCACCTGGTTATCATTTGACATGCGTCCACTGACGAGACCCACAGAATAAATAGTGGATGAGGTCATCCCCGCAGCtgtaaaagcacacacacacacacactattagaAAAGGAGCTAAGAACGGGGGAAAAATGATATGAAGTTGTGAAGATGAtctccatttgtttttgtattgtgaacatttgaataaaattgATTTTTTATAACAGTTTGTGAAGCACCAATGGATTTTTGTTCACTACCCACATAGTTTATTTCACAAGTCACTGCTCTATAGTTTGAGTTTGCCACAGTCATGTGACAAAGTTCAGTtttgacaaaatgtattaaCCCAGGATATCCATTGGGTCTTAAAGGGTGCTACAAGTTGATACATCAATTTAGTGACAATGAAAGCCCTTAAAGAGCATTTAAAAAGTCCTATATGCCATTTTCCAaggtattgtattttttttttttttatctgattgTTCTTGGCGGTTGTACGCTGAAGTTTGCGTGAATCAAGTAATTGTGTAGGTGCGTAGATTCAAGGCTGAACTGTAAAAATACTTAATGTAACAAATACTTAGTGTTGTTATGAAGATGCATGTACACCTGGTTCTGTTTTACATATATCAATCGTTGTGGCGCTTGGCACGTGCACAGGCCTCGTTTCCTCCAACAGGGCGTCATGAGCTAAAGAAGAAAACGGCCTTAAACCTCCGTGAGTCGTTCCTGCTCCACCGCTCATTAGACCCGTTAATGAGAACCAAGAAGTTCTCTAGAACTATAAAAGCTGCAGGTTTCCTTAGGACACATCGTTATGCCATTTATGaccttttgtcatttttgatTCCATACTATTATTTTTTATGACTGCATGAAATTTTCATGCCATACAATACTACGACTTTGTTGGACATTTTCATGACATACAGTACTATGCAATGACCTTTTTGACCTACAAAGTTTAATTTCATTGAGATTATCTTTTGGAGATTTTTTCCCTTTATTAGAGCAGCTGGAGTGACAGGAAATGGGTAGAGATGACACGGAGTAACTCATTTTGTAACATGCGATACTATGGCATAAAAACTTTTTGGatcttgtttttacttttgtggACATACTATACTACAATATGACAAATTGTGTCATGCCATACTATTAATGACATTAGACTGACTTTTTTGGCATGTATACTGCGACTTTCTATGACTAgcaaatattctttttttgtggtttattttaataaatattatgcaagttttatacacacacacctgcttatAAAACTTTTACAATTTTGTGGTGTAACAAGTTTCTTTATATCCTACCGTTTGTCCTTTAATTTAACCAAAAAAGACAGAGGGCTAGCCGGTCACAAGCTCTTTCTTCCAAGGTCTGTAGTGGGAGAGCCTTATTGTTTAGTGCTGAAATACATGTTAATTACAAAaggaacatccatccatccattttcaataccgcttatcctcattagggtcgcgggggcgctggagcctatcccagctgacatagggcgaaggcaggggacaccctggacaggccgccagtccatcgagggcataCAAAAGGAACACAATccttaaaaattaaaaaaggtacagtTGTGTGCCAGTTCATTCAATCGTCTCACAGCAGCTGACAAAGACACATTAAGATCAAAACTTCCAGAACTTTATTGATGCCATGTGAGCTGAACAAGAGCAGGTCTTGACAGTAAAAACCCTCtaactggaagaaaaaaaaagcacactttCACAACCGACGAGCCGATGCACTTCCCCTTTAAATCGAATGCATCCAGTGACCCGCCAGATGAAGCGCCGTGCATACTGAAGACACTGGGCTATTGAGCAAGAGGCAAGTGAAGGCTCGTAAACAGCTTTTGATATTTTAGAGTTATTTTTCAAATCGAtgcaattaaaaagaaattatattGTCGTTTAATTTGTAATTTACCTTCCCTTCAATATCTGCACAGAAAGACAGCTTTTTGTGTAACCATCTTCTGAAACGAACCTTGCGAGAGAACAAACCATTTGCCAATGAACTATTAACGCCAGTTAATGTTTGCAATGTGAAAGTTAACATCTGTTGGACTGGGTGACTGTGGCCAGGTCTGTCCACATTTCTTCTTTGAAGATCTTTCACCAACTGCCTTCCTGCCAGGACCGACTAGTCCTCGGCTTTagcctccatctcctctgcGTCGTCATCTCCGTCCACCTCagcgttctctctctctagccTCTCCAGCTGCCGGGCGAGCTCCGTCTCATCCGTGTCCGTCACCACCTTGGGCtgaaagataataataaaaaagtagtAACATGTCTAAACCGAGAACTTTTGTGGCAGTGTTTTGGCCACTCTTGATAGATAattgaagtaaaaataaataagaataaagtaCTTTTATTTGAGAAGGTTATACAAGGTATACTCATACTAATCACCTAGTCTGAAGATACAGGGTTTGCCCTGGACAAGAATGGGGATGAAAAActatctgaaaagtaactaataaaaaaaagaaaaacagggcAACCATTGCTCCCTGTACACCCTAGTTAcgaacattttagaaaatgttaAACTGTATTCATGGAAGAGCTTTCGCATAAAGAAAGTGAAGTCACTCACCTCCATCTGGATGTTAAAGACACCTCTCTTCTCCTCAATCTTCTCCTTGATAGCCACCATGGCCTGGTTGAGGACAGACAGGCCCTCGGTGCGCTCCAGAGTGGTCGTTGTCATCACGTAGCGAGGGGGAGCGATCAGGTTGATCTGCCATAAGACGACCATGTTAGTCTCGTTAACACTGCATCACGTGGCATTTACGCCAACAAAGAAGGGCATTACCCGTTGTCACCTGCCGCTTTAGTTTAGTCTAAAGAGCATAGAACAAGAGTGAAAAAAGTGTCCCTGTTCAGCACCAGTGTACAAATATGTGGCTAAGAGTGGTTGAAGCGGCAATAATACCTTGATGGGCATGGCCTCCGTGGAGCAGCCAAGCCCGGCCCTCAGAGCCTCCTTCACGGCATCAATGCCCTCATAGCCGTAACACGCCACTTCAATGTCTGCAGGTGGGAGAAAATAAATTTAGATGAACAAAAAGTGTAGTTATAGGTCTCATCTTCACCGTGTTACTTAATGTTCTTTATTCATGTGAATAAACATCAGTATATCAGAGCATATCGTTACCTGTGTGGCTGTAGCGGTATATACGTAAAACATTATACAAAAATGGGCTGTTATACTGTGTACATCTGCTTTGTGTGTGCGAGTACGGACAAGAGGACTCCATCTGGTTTTTTTTGCACCTTCAGTAAATTGTTAATCATACTTTGTATTTAAGCTCACAGCTgaagttatttttcatttaagaaaataaactACCATACAGttaaattttttatttggtATATAATAccgtttattattataatgctaTCCCTTTAAAAAGCGATTgtaattgataataataataataataataatggaaccGGTATCAGATTGTGAAGCTCTCAGATCGTTACAACCATAGTTACCGGCTCTGATTTTGACGGCCTGTGGAGTGAGTCGCCTGTTGATGTTATCAATGAGCACATTCTTCTCTTCCTCGGTTAAGTCCAGCCCATCCAGAATGGCAGGATCTCTAGTGCAGGCAAGATGAACACAATTTGATTTGACCTcatcaaattaaacattgtTTGCATGAAGCGAGGACATTGTAGTGACTAGTAGCCTCACGCCAACGTGCATGAAACGCCCACTTACGATACAGCCTGTTTGAAGACATCATATGCTCCGTATCCGGGCCTCTTGTATTTCTCATCGAACACCCAGGCGGTGCGCTGGTAGAAGCTCTCTAGCTGCTCATCCTTACTGTATTCCAGCACCTCCGCAACGTGCCGCAGGATGCTGTACACCTAGAAACAACCGCATCAGCTCAGTGAGAACACAGATTTACGACACATCAGAAAGTTCACAAGAGATAAACGAAAACAAAGACTTTAAAGCGATTCAGAAATGTATGAAACATCGGCATATATGTACAATTCACTTTTTAACAATGCTGAACACAAATGTTGGCAACCAGCATCGTAATTGAGGCCAAACTTTACTTACAGTTTTGGATTTGGTGAATTTATCTTCACACTTGATGGCCTCCTCTGGTGAAACTCTTCTTTTTGATAAATCAATGTATCCTGAAGACAAAGCAGAGAAGAGAGGCATCGTAACTTAAGATCTCCAAAAGGTGAAAGCAACATTTTCTAAATTGTCTCTTGTTCGACGCACACAAATTACCTGTAATATACACCTGTATTACGGAGTGGTCTAGCAGATATTTAAAAGCATAATTTAAATAACCACAATAAAAtcatatatttttcttattcttatttacGACAAACATTTTAAGCTTCattcaaatctaaaaaaaaaaaaaaaaaagcttcacatgtgtgcgtgtatataaaATATCTAACGATATTAtagataaattaaaaaagacatttgataCAGCTTTAACCATAACTTGAACTACATCTATGGGGCGCAGCACAAAGTTTTATTGAGCAGGCACATGGAGAAAGGAGCTGCGTAGTATCAGATCCATGGAAATAAGACGACAAACTGGTTTGTATTTAAAATTCACTTATGCTGATTAACGGGGCTCAGCAGGCAGACATGAAGCTCCACCAGAAACATCTCTAAATGCACATATTCTAGAGAATGTGTTTAGTTTTAATAGTATGTTAGTTACAAACACCTTAAAatttgagaaggaaaaaaattaattggcCATTATCCCCTTCAAAACGTTGATATACAATCTGACCGCCAATCGGCACAAACATCAATAGATAAGTGTCCAGAAGGAGATGGCTGTTTGGATCAGCACCGATATGGTTAACTGATTTATCAATACATTCATTCATCTATTACTCATCTTTCACTAAAACGTTACGTTATTGTTTCGCAGTCGATAAGACTAATTAATCTCAAAACAACATCTAGACAATTGATCCTGATTTCACAGCCTGTATTTATTCCACACAgattataaatatgtaatataatattcaccATACACGAAAATATACCGGGAGCAGGGCTTAGCCTCTCCACACAAACTCGTGCTGACCAATATGGAGTTTTAGCTGAGCTAGACAAGAGAATATTctaatatattaaaacaaatcagCGGTAGTGTTTTGCCCTCATTTTTCTCGTGAGGTTTGCTGGCAGTTACGGTCACGTAGCCCCGGTGTGTTTTATTTGGAGTGAGCACGGCTCCATTTTAAGAAATTGCCTTTTAAATGCTACATTGCTGGTAGGCAACTGGCCATATGGTACCTTGGGAGGCAATTGGGCCTTATGTGCGCCAATTAATTTGAGCACAACCAGTCATAATTTTGTTTGAATGAAAACTGGAATTTGAACCTGGTGCTCTTCACCACTGTTGTTGAAGATGGAAATCACAGGAGTAACAGGCTTTACAAGAAGCtttaaaaatctaatttatGCCAACGTTAGAAGTGATTCGTGTTGATTTTGGGAAAGTAACCGATACATATTTAAAGCAGATTAAGCGTGTATCGATTATGTCATTACTTCGAGACCGAGAAGATAATACACCAACCAAGTACTAATCTAGTGGCCGAAGGTAAAGACGTTTTGCAGAACAGAGGGAACAGTTGGCATCTCTTTTTCCAGTTaaccttcgccctatgtcagcttggataggctcc
The nucleotide sequence above comes from Cyclopterus lumpus isolate fCycLum1 chromosome 24, fCycLum1.pri, whole genome shotgun sequence. Encoded proteins:
- the eif2s1b gene encoding eukaryotic translation initiation factor 2 subunit 1b encodes the protein MPGLSCRFYQHRFPEVEDVVMVNVRSIAEMGAYVSLLEYNNIEGMILLSELSRRRIRSINKLIRIGRNECVVVIRVDKEKGYIDLSKRRVSPEEAIKCEDKFTKSKTVYSILRHVAEVLEYSKDEQLESFYQRTAWVFDEKYKRPGYGAYDVFKQAVSDPAILDGLDLTEEEKNVLIDNINRRLTPQAVKIRADIEVACYGYEGIDAVKEALRAGLGCSTEAMPIKINLIAPPRYVMTTTTLERTEGLSVLNQAMVAIKEKIEEKRGVFNIQMEPKVVTDTDETELARQLERLERENAEVDGDDDAEEMEAKAED